Within the Ochrobactrum sp. Marseille-Q0166 genome, the region AAAGAACAACCGAAGAACCCCTATTTTCATGAAATGATGGGAGAAGTTCTCATCAAAGCCAATGATGCACAGGGGGCCGCCAAAGCCTTTCAGCGTGCCGTTTCATTGGATACGCGCAAGTCTCCGCTGCTACGTATGAGCTATGGACGCGCTCTTATGCTTACCGGCACGAAAACCAATATGCCTGACGCTATCAAGGAGCTGAAGGCAGGAATCGCAGCCGATCCAGAGTTTCCGGGAGGATATGGCTATCTTGCGCAGGCGTATGGCCAATCTGGTGACATGGCACGCGCTGATCTTGCCACAGCCGACATGAACTATTATTCCGGCAACCTGCAGCAAGCTCAGATATTTGCCATTCGTGCGCAAAAGCAGATGAAACGGGGAACACCCGACTGGCTGCGTGCGCAGGATATAATCAACGCCAAAGCTAAAAAGTAAGTCGCTTAACAGGCCTCTCAAGCCGCGTATTAAGTGAGATTTCAGAACGTATGAAAGTGATCAGTATGAAAAATGTCATTCTTGGTTCCATCGGAGGCGCCATCGTCGGAGCAGCTGCACTCGCACTCGGCTATTATGCAGGCACCGCACATCAGCCAGCGTCTGTAGCCCCCGTCGTCGCTCCCGTCGAAACGACCGCAGCGCCGCAATTGAACCAGCAGGCCGTAGAGGCCATCGTTCGCAACTATCTGCTGCAAAACCCGGAAATCATGGTTGAAGTGCAGACGGCACTCGAAACCAAACAGGCAGAAGCCGCACAGGAACAGGTGAAACAAGTTCTAGCTTCAAATCAGGGTCTTCTCTTTAATCCGGCACATGATGCGGTTTTCGGCAACCCAAATGGTGACGTTACTGTTTATGAGTTTTTTGATTACAATTGCGGATATTGCAAACGCGCCCTGCCCGATATGGAAGCGATCCTCAAAAACGATAAAAATGTCCGCTTCGTCATGAAGGAATTCCCAATCCTCGGACCAGATTCCATGCGCGCACATGTCGTCGCACAGGCTTTCAAAGCCCTCTTGCCTGAGAAATATGCCGAGTTTCATGAAGTCCTTCTGGGCGCACAGGAACGCGCAACAGAAGCTTCAGCAATTGCTGACGCGGTGAAGCTAGGGGCGGATGAAGCAACGCTGCGTGAGAAGATGAAGGATCCGGCAATCACCAATGCTTTTCAGGAAAACTATCAGCTTGCCCAAAAGCTCAATATTACTGGAACACCGTCTTATATCATTGGAAATGAGCTCGTACCCGGTGCAATTGGTGCCGAAGGTTTGATCGAAAGAATCGCTGCGGCCCGAACTGCCAAGAAAAGTTGAGTTGATTGAGATTACACCCGGTTGATTTTCCTACATGGCGTAATCAATCGTTCAATACTAACAAGCGGCTATTTTTGCCACAAATTGCGTTCATTCCACA harbors:
- a CDS encoding DsbA family protein, yielding MKNVILGSIGGAIVGAAALALGYYAGTAHQPASVAPVVAPVETTAAPQLNQQAVEAIVRNYLLQNPEIMVEVQTALETKQAEAAQEQVKQVLASNQGLLFNPAHDAVFGNPNGDVTVYEFFDYNCGYCKRALPDMEAILKNDKNVRFVMKEFPILGPDSMRAHVVAQAFKALLPEKYAEFHEVLLGAQERATEASAIADAVKLGADEATLREKMKDPAITNAFQENYQLAQKLNITGTPSYIIGNELVPGAIGAEGLIERIAAARTAKKS